From Oncorhynchus mykiss isolate Arlee chromosome 6, USDA_OmykA_1.1, whole genome shotgun sequence, the proteins below share one genomic window:
- the LOC110525678 gene encoding transcriptional activator MN1, whose product MFGLEQFGSQINSRNPGQSERNINQPRLNMSSHYKSPGFHAGGPPGAVEPGMGPLNEPPMLGLNMNMNGEQYGGFHPRGHSDMHAGSGLQQQQQQQGPMHGFFNNQQPHQGHPHGHQSHPHQHHPHFSGNFGGPDPASSCLHGGRLMGYNNNGMGPQQGFGEGFDPLAEGQAGDSFSQQQQQQQQRSSNMPEFQHHGPPSGNHAVPAPCLPLDQSPNRAASFHGLPSSSSSSSETHGLEPRRMPNQGAVEGLEYNFPSEPPTGHFDVPVFSPSESDSQLPHFGPGRPVAGGSFPGNPAMARTPGIQGISKGHQQPPPQPQQPQPPPQHGVFFERFGNGRKMPVGMDPGVSARHTLMQQQAGLIARQNSCPPGLPRPPQSESGSTNTNMLDGGVMMPGQHNQFEYPIHRLENRGQHPYGDPMFNMQQPAPPPPAQQPPNQRLQHFDSPYMNMAKRPRFEFSNAQGGENCGTWGSGMHNAQGMENHLSPSAYPGLPGEFTPPVTDGFPPGPLQHAGPEQQSLQQRQNAAMMIKQMASRNQQQRMRQPSLQQLGHHGDVPPGPMVHGGPVGSMPQPNFDRENGGRMPNFEGQNPHITQENWFPGSHPPGEIMSRRMGGTGGEAGAHDMGLQQNGAGMMFRPGMNGMGMQEPMRIPGDGHVQALHSPRMHPQFGNNMGNLSQMQSPGAGVGHPNAPSDRRPADFPAGPSMGAQPTFPYGGTNRQGPPHSNPQGVNTSPGSYPTPSEFPPGQRSSVSKLGALSLGNFSKTSTKDNVFGQSCLAALSTACQNMIASLGAPNLNVTFNKKNQNEGKRKLSQTEQDINSSTGNGTGSAGPEYFQSGTSQNSQMPGNGNSIIKPAGQNQTLQGEASALSPNYNMDATPCSEGKAATGNGRGRGRRKRDSGHVSPGIFFSSDSGNPVVSPGQQPPSAGVGERGGGTPHEKPLPSPSWGKGDDQMLGDQADLMSSLDSGIQSVTKSNSSSPHVDLPDDVSAHYVNEDEVSSSSDAGGAPVTKPNRSPHITVSPKLQRGEHGLMNGQKPLGMQGITNHTTSTPDSYGLSAGGGTVGNGVGHPGTPGMEQVRTPSSTSGQDDIHPLEILQAQIQLQRQQFSISEDQPLAMKNGKKSGDCPSQNEDNELASCSPDAGKGSMGTIDLDTLMAEQHATWYVPSDKAMMDGPEDDKAMAPWEKTKSQNNSKEESELSQSKAGVGVGAQGPGGGNGGSHLQCLSVHCTDELGDSKGRGGPVSSWRSLHSDISNRFGTFVAALT is encoded by the exons ATGTTTGGGCTGGAGCAGTTTGGTTCTCAGATTAATAGCAGAAACCCTGGCCAGTCAGAGAGAAACATAAACCAGCCAAGACTGAACATGAGCTCCCATTACAAAAGCCCTGGCTTTCATGCAGGAGGCCCGCCTGGTGCAGTGGAGCCGGGCATGGGCCCTCTGAACGAGCCTCCGATGCTTGGGCTCAATATGAACATGAACGGTGAGCAGTATGGTGGCTTTCATCCCAGGGGCCACTCAGACATGCATGCAGGCAGCGGActccagcagcaacagcagcagcaaggaCCAATGCATGGATTTTTTAACAACCAGCAACCTCACCAAGGCCATCCCCATGGCCACCAGTCTCACCCTCATCAACACCATCCTCATTTCAGTGGGAACTTTGGAGGCCCAGACCCAGCCTCATCCTGCCTGCATGGTGGCAGGCTGATGGGCTACAACAACAACGGCATGGGGCCCCAGCAGGGCTTTGGAGAGGGGTTTGACCCCCTTGCTGAGGGCCAGGCAGGGGACAGCTtctcccagcagcagcagcaacagcagcaaagATCCAGTAACATGCCTGAGTTCCAGCACCACGGCCCCCCAAGCGGCAACCACGCTGTCCCTGCCCCCTGTCTACCCTTGGACCAGTCACCTAACCGGGCAGCATCCTTCCATggtcttccctcctcctcctcttcctcctcggagACCCATGGTCTGGAGCCTCGACGGATGCCCAATCAGGGTGCTGTGGAGGGATTAGAGTATAATTTCCCAAGCGAGCCCCCAACTGGACATTTTGACGTACCTGTATTTTCTCCATCAGAATCAGACTCTCAGCTGCCCCACTTTGGGCCAGGAAGGCCGGTGGCTGGTGGCAGTTTCCCTGGAAACCCTGCCATGGCTCGGACACCGGGTATACAGGGCATCTCCAAAGGGCACCAGCAGCCTCCCCCACAGCCCCAGCAGCCTCAGCCTCCCCCACAGCATGGAGTGTTTTTTGAACGCTTTGGGAATGGCCGTAAGATGCCAGTGGGGATGGACCCGGGTGTCAGTGCCAGACACACTCTCATGCAGCAGCAGGCTGGTTTGATAGCACGACAGAACTCATGCCCCCCAGGCCTCCCCCGGCCTCCCCAGTCTGAGTCGGGCTCCACCAACACCAACATGCTGGATGGTGGCGTCATGATGCCTGGCCAACACAACCAGTTTGAGTATCCTATTCACAGACTGGAAAATAGGGGCCAGCACCCCTATGGGGACCCCATGTTTAATATGCAACAGCCGGCTCCCCCTCCTCCCGCCCAACAGCCTCCGAATCAGAGGCTGCAACACTTTGACAGTCCTTATATGAACATGGCAAAAAGGCCCAGATTTGAGTTCTCTAACGCACAGGGAGGGGAGAATTGTGGCACGTGGGGCAGTGGCATGCACAATGCACAGGGCATGGagaaccatctctctccctcggcCTACCCTGGCCTTCCTGGTGAGTTCACCCCACCTGTAACAGACGGTTTCCCCCCGGGTCCACTCCAGCATGCCGGGCCTGAGCAGCAGTCTCTGCAACAGCGGCAGAACGCGGCCATGATGATCAAGCAGATGGCCTCTCGGAACCAGCAGCAGAGGATGAGGCAGCCCAGCCTGCAGCAGCTAGGTCACCACGGCGACGTGCCTCCGGGCCCCATGGTTCATGGAGGCCCAGTGGGGAGCATGCCTCAGCCCAACTTTGACAGGGAGAATGGAGGCAGGATGCCAAACTTTGAGGGTCAGAACCCTCATATAACTCAGGAGAACTGGTTCCCCGGGTCCCACCCACCAGGAGAGATCATGTCACGGCGTATGGGGGGAACGGGCGGGGAGGCTGGGGCCCACGACATGGGGCTGCAGCAGAACGGAGCTGGTATGATGTTCAGGCCGGGCATGAATGGGATGGGCATGCAGGAGCCAATGAGGATACCTGGAGATGGGCATGTACAGGCCCTCCACTCCCCTCGTATGCACCCCCAGTTTGGCAACAACATGGGCAACCTCTCCCAGATGCAGTCCCCCGGAGCTGGAGTAGGACACCCCAACGCACCATCAGATAGGCGGCCAGCTGACTTCCCCGCTGGGCCATCCATGGGAGCTCAACCAACGTTTCCTTACGGAGGGACAAACCGTCAAGGGCCACCACATAGCAATCCCCAGGGGGTGAACACCTCACCAGGGAGCTACCCTACTCCATCTGAGTTCCCCCCAGGCCAGCGGTCCTCTGTCAGTAAGCTTGGGGCACTCTCCCTGGGGAACTTTAGCAAAACCAGCACTAAAGACAATGTTTTCGGGCAGAGCTGCCTGGCAGCCCTTTCCACAGCCTGCCAGAACATGATAGCTAGCCTAGGGGCCCCCAACCTAAACGTAACATTCAACAAGAAGAACCAAAATGAGGGCAAGCGAAAACTGAGTCAGACGGAGCAGGACATTAATAGCAGCACAGGTAACGGGACTGGCAGTGCTGGTCCTGAGTATTTTCAGAGCGGCACTTCCCAGAACAGCCAGATGCCTGGCAATGGGAATAGCATCATAAAGCCTGCAGGTCAAAACCAGACGCTGCAGGGGGAAGCCAGTGCCCTCTCCCCAAATTACAACATGGACGCTACCCCATGCAGTGAGGGGAAAGCAGCAACAGggaacgggagagggagagggaggagaaaaaggGACAGCGGGCATGTGAGCCCTGGGATCTTTTTTTCCTCTGACAGCGGAAACCCTGTTGTAAGTCCAGGCCAGCAACCCCCTTCAGCTGGCgttggggagaggggtgggggtacGCCCCATGAGAAACCCCTCCCGTCCCCCTCCTGGGGAAAGGGAGATGACCAGATGCTGGGGGACCAGGCAGACCTGATGTCTTCTCTGGACAGTGGCATTCAGAGTGTCACCAAATCTAACAGTAGCTCACCGCACGTGGACCTTCCTGACGATGTCAGCGCCCACTACGTCAATGAGGATGAGGTGTCCTCTAGCTCAGATGCAGGAGGTGCTCCTGTCACCAAGCCCAACCGCAGTCCGCACATCACCGTCTCACCCAAGCTGCAGAGGGGGGAACATGGCCTGATGAATGGGCAGAAGCCCCTAGGCATGCAGGGCATTACCAATCACACTACCTCGACACCCGACAGCTATGGACTGAGTGCTGGTGGGGGCACGGTGGGCAACGGAGTCGGTCACCCAGGCACACCTGGGATGGAGCAGGTACGCACCCCATCCAGCACCTCTGGCCAGGATGACATCCACCCTCTGGAGATACTGCAGGCCCAGATCCAGCTGCAGCGCCAGCAGTTCAGCATCTCAGAGGACCAGCCCCTGGCCATGAAGAATGGTAAAAAGAGTGGCGACTGTCCCTCACAGAACGAAGACAATGAGCTGGCGAGCTGCAGCCCGGATGCTGGGAAGGGCTCAATGGGCACTATTGACCTTGACACTCTAATGGCAGAGCAGCACGCCACCTGGTATGTGCCCAGCGACAAGGCCATGATGGATGGGCCAGAGGATGACAAGGCCATGGCACCCTGGGAAAAGACTAagagccagaataacagcaaagaaG AGTCGGAGCTGTCTCAGAGTAAGGCTGGAGTAGGGGTGGGGGCCCAGGGGCCCGGAGGGGGCAATGGGGGGAGCCACCTGCAGTGCCTGTCCGTCCACTGCACAGATGAGCTCGGGGACAGTAAGGGCCGAGGGGGGCCCGTCTCTTCCTGGCGCTCCCTGCACTCCGACATCTCCAACCGCTTTGGGACCTTTGTGGCGGCCCTGACCTGA